A DNA window from Actinomadura coerulea contains the following coding sequences:
- the purN gene encoding phosphoribosylglycinamide formyltransferase, whose translation MVSARLVVLVSGAGTNLQALLDACADPAYGAKVVAVGADRPDIGGTERAERAGLPTFTLCIPDFPSRDDWDAALAEAVAAYEPDLVVSAGFMKILGPRFLARFGGRTVNTHPALLPSFPGAHAVRDALAYGVKVTGCTVHFVDEGVDTGPVIAQETVPVGWHDDEDSLHERIKQVERRLLVDVVGRLARDGWTVRGRRVSMKCRTCADPPGGEASATGPSGSGSSGSGSSDMGSSDQEGSSAGESGGD comes from the coding sequence ATGGTGTCCGCCCGGCTCGTCGTCCTCGTCTCCGGCGCGGGGACCAACCTACAAGCGCTGCTCGACGCGTGCGCGGATCCAGCCTACGGGGCGAAAGTGGTGGCCGTGGGGGCGGACCGCCCCGATATCGGCGGAACCGAGCGCGCCGAACGGGCGGGATTGCCCACTTTCACCCTCTGCATACCGGATTTCCCGTCCCGGGACGACTGGGACGCGGCGCTCGCCGAGGCCGTCGCCGCGTACGAGCCCGACCTCGTGGTGTCCGCCGGCTTCATGAAGATCCTCGGCCCGCGGTTCCTGGCGCGCTTCGGCGGCCGGACGGTCAACACCCACCCCGCGCTGCTGCCGTCCTTCCCCGGCGCGCACGCCGTACGGGACGCCCTGGCGTACGGGGTGAAGGTCACGGGCTGTACGGTTCACTTCGTCGACGAAGGCGTGGACACCGGACCCGTCATCGCCCAGGAGACCGTCCCCGTGGGCTGGCATGACGACGAAGACTCCCTGCACGAGCGGATCAAGCAGGTGGAGCGCCGGCTCCTCGTCGACGTCGTCGGACGGCTGGCCCGCGACGGGTGGACCGTACGCGGCCGGCGGGTCTCCATGAAGTGCCGGACCTGCGCGGACCCGCCCGGCGGCGAGGCCTCCGCCACTGGTCCGTCCGGCAGCGGTTCGTCTGGCAGCGGTTCGTCTGACATGGGTTCGTCCGATCAAGAGGGGAGCTCGGCCGGTGAGTCGGGTGGCGATTAA
- a CDS encoding DUF6350 family protein, which translates to MSDKTPGQRAKREPSKAAPSKAAPPKSAPSRSAPPKGAGARAAGAKGLPKAAPAGEAGRADGPPGADSGRGRPPGVPARPLYVTGLVAALWCIGIGLAVLTTITLIGWIAAPKTALGHGMAGVFRTAVNFWLVSHHAGFSYGHGRFGLLPLGVLVLPGVLLYRGGGWMIRVAGLPHRQRTAVLHVSVALAVPYAALAGLLALAASSEEVRPSAWQALVGCFLVAAVAGGLGAARAVVAAEARGRRVRSGLGALLRLLPERPRSLVIGVAGSLSVLLASGALLVGGSLATHLSDADDLYDMLAPGAVGGVLLLLVELAFLPNAAIWGMAYAVGPGFSVGAGTSVSPTGVFLDAVPAFPPLAALPQPGPAPAISLLALTAPFVAGAVGGVLTIRSLPSPVSEGAPLWGFVSGALTGAVAALLSALAGGPLGGGRMATVGPSAWQVGLLAALEVGISAAIAAWVANWMVLRRPARAPSKKRAAKKAAKASAAKAPAKKGAAKKPAKPKKRVRAVPEPAVPLSAPVPGDYDLRLEGPPKPAPKAPHAPDPLEFEEAEPVLAPRRPRRRTDPVPDLAEDEPPPPSDGTIVVEGHLDPEEPGGHHDPGEQEPPEERRPVPPPREDSGRTENRGGAIYVLRDDPDQDV; encoded by the coding sequence GTGAGCGACAAGACCCCCGGGCAGCGCGCGAAGCGGGAGCCGTCGAAGGCGGCACCGTCGAAGGCGGCACCCCCGAAGAGCGCACCCTCCAGGAGCGCACCGCCGAAGGGTGCAGGCGCGAGGGCGGCGGGGGCGAAGGGCCTGCCGAAGGCGGCGCCGGCAGGCGAAGCGGGACGGGCCGACGGGCCGCCGGGCGCGGACTCCGGGCGCGGCCGCCCGCCGGGCGTCCCCGCGAGGCCGCTGTACGTCACGGGGCTCGTGGCGGCGCTGTGGTGCATCGGCATCGGTCTCGCGGTCCTCACCACGATCACGCTGATCGGCTGGATCGCCGCGCCGAAGACCGCGCTCGGCCACGGCATGGCCGGGGTGTTCCGCACGGCCGTGAACTTCTGGCTGGTCTCGCACCACGCGGGCTTCTCCTACGGGCACGGGCGGTTCGGGCTCCTCCCGCTCGGCGTGCTCGTCCTGCCCGGGGTCCTGCTCTACCGGGGCGGCGGGTGGATGATCCGGGTGGCCGGGCTGCCGCACCGGCAGCGCACGGCGGTCCTGCACGTGAGCGTCGCGCTGGCCGTCCCGTACGCGGCGCTGGCGGGGCTGCTCGCCCTCGCGGCGTCGTCCGAGGAGGTGCGGCCGTCGGCGTGGCAGGCGCTCGTCGGGTGCTTCCTCGTCGCCGCCGTCGCGGGCGGGCTGGGGGCGGCGCGGGCGGTCGTGGCGGCGGAGGCCCGCGGACGGCGGGTCCGGTCCGGGCTGGGCGCGCTGCTGAGGCTGCTGCCCGAACGGCCGCGCTCCCTGGTGATCGGCGTCGCGGGGTCGCTGAGCGTGCTGCTCGCGTCCGGCGCGCTGCTCGTCGGCGGGTCCCTCGCGACGCACCTGTCGGACGCCGATGACCTCTACGACATGCTCGCCCCCGGCGCCGTCGGCGGCGTCCTGCTGCTGCTGGTCGAGCTGGCGTTCCTGCCGAACGCGGCGATCTGGGGCATGGCGTACGCGGTCGGGCCGGGCTTCTCCGTCGGCGCCGGGACGAGCGTCTCCCCGACCGGGGTGTTCCTGGACGCCGTGCCCGCGTTCCCGCCGCTCGCGGCCCTCCCCCAGCCGGGCCCGGCGCCCGCGATCTCACTGCTGGCGCTGACCGCCCCGTTCGTCGCCGGCGCGGTCGGCGGCGTCCTGACGATACGGTCGCTGCCGAGCCCGGTGTCCGAGGGCGCGCCGCTGTGGGGCTTCGTGTCCGGTGCCCTCACCGGGGCCGTCGCGGCGCTGCTGAGCGCGCTGGCGGGAGGGCCGCTGGGCGGCGGACGGATGGCGACCGTGGGCCCGTCCGCGTGGCAGGTGGGGCTGCTGGCCGCCCTGGAGGTGGGGATCTCGGCGGCGATCGCGGCGTGGGTGGCGAACTGGATGGTGCTGCGGCGTCCGGCGCGCGCCCCGTCGAAGAAGCGGGCGGCCAAGAAGGCGGCCAAGGCCTCCGCCGCGAAGGCGCCCGCCAAGAAGGGGGCGGCGAAGAAGCCCGCCAAGCCGAAGAAGCGGGTACGGGCCGTTCCGGAGCCCGCCGTACCGTTGTCCGCGCCCGTTCCCGGGGACTACGACCTGCGCCTTGAGGGCCCGCCCAAGCCGGCGCCGAAAGCCCCGCACGCCCCGGACCCGCTGGAGTTCGAGGAGGCGGAGCCCGTCCTCGCGCCCCGGCGGCCCCGCCGCCGGACGGACCCGGTGCCCGATCTCGCCGAGGACGAGCCGCCGCCGCCGAGCGACGGCACGATCGTCGTCGAGGGGCACCTGGATCCCGAGGAGCCCGGCGGGCACCACGATCCCGGCGAGCAGGAGCCCCCGGAGGAGCGACGCCCCGTCCCTCCGCCCCGCGAGGACTCGGGACGCACCGAGAACCGGGGCGGCGCCATCTACGTTCTCCGAGACGACCCCGACCAGGACGTCTAG